From one Macadamia integrifolia cultivar HAES 741 unplaced genomic scaffold, SCU_Mint_v3 scaffold1439, whole genome shotgun sequence genomic stretch:
- the LOC122063742 gene encoding GDSL esterase/lipase At5g03980-like yields the protein MASQTNLLILFSFLVIANSLFLLPLPSSATLISLCSPSAIYNLGDSISDTGNLIRETTSPAASMFAHLPYGISFFGNQPTGRCSNGLLMIDYLALSLRLPLLNPYLEKDSDFSHGVNFAVAGSTALNSSLLAENNINSPVTNSSLSIQLSWLKSHLNSTCYTDCEEQLKKSIFFVGEIGGNDYNYAFFQGKTMEDLQNSLVPHVIQSIKTTAMEVIKLGATRVVIPGNFPIGCFPIYLTIFQINDTAAYDEFKCLKGLNNFAMFHNDQLQQALQQLRDEYPNVDIVYADYYNAFKWVFDKAPLLGLDMDSLQKACCGSGGQYNFDPRNVCGTPEVTVCSIPDTHISWDGIHLTEKAYRNMANWLIRDLTPKLNCLF from the exons ATGGCCTCTCAAACAAACTTATTGATCTTATTCTCCTTCCTTGTCATAGCcaactctctctttcttcttccccttccttcttctgCTACTCTCATCAGTTTATGCTCTCCCAGTGCCATTTATAATCTGGGTGATTCAATATCTGATACTGGCAATCTTATCCGTGAAACTACATCTCCAGCGGCTTCTATGTTTGCCCACCTTCCCTATGGTATCTCTTTCTTTGGAAATCAGCCTACGGGACGATGTTCCAATGGTCTTCTTATGATTGACTATCTTG CTTTGTCTCttcgtcttcctcttcttaATCCTTACTTGGAAAAGGATTCTGATTTTAGTCATGGCGTAAATTTCGCAGTAGCTGGTTCCACTGCGCTCAATTCTTCCCTCCTTGCAGAGAACAATATTAATTCTCCAGTAACTAATAGTTCTCTCTCTATCCAACTCAGTTGGCTCAAGTCTCACCTCAATTCAACTTGTTACACAGACTGTGAGGAACAGcttaaaaaatcaattttctttgTGGGGGAGATAGGTGGTAATGATTATAATTATGCCTTCTTCCAAGGGAAAACCATGGAGGACCTACAAAACAGTTTGGTGCCTCATGTTATTCAATCCATCAAAACAACTGCTATG GAAGTTATAAAACTTGGTGCAACTCGAGTGGTAATTCCAGGGAATTTCCCAATTGGGTGTTTCCCAATTTATCTCACAATATTCCAAATCAATGATACCGCAGCTTACGACGAATTCAAGTGTCTGAAAGGCTTAAACAACTTTGCAATGTTTCACAATGATCAGCTCCAACAAGCCTTGCAACAATTGAGAGATGAATACCCAAATGTTGATATAGTTTATGCTGATTATTACAATGCATTTAAATGGGTCTTTGACAAAGCTCCTTTGCTTG GGCTTGACATGGACTCTCTACAAAAAGCTTGTTGTGGAAGTGGAGGGCAATATAATTTTGATCCAAGGAATGTATGTGGAACTCCAGAGGTTACAGTGTGTTCCATTCCTGATACACACATCAGTTGGGATGGCATTCATTTGACAGAGAAGGCATACAGGAACATGGCAAATTGGTTGATTCGAGATCTTACACCAAAACTTAattgtttattttag